One genomic window of Brachionichthys hirsutus isolate HB-005 chromosome 22, CSIRO-AGI_Bhir_v1, whole genome shotgun sequence includes the following:
- the recql gene encoding ATP-dependent DNA helicase Q1: protein MEPLNDVQAELDSVEQELESARLQIAELLRRQTELAARKDVLLQELGGAFSSGGPSSSSSKPSAADPLEPDAQRYDGTGFPWSGEVEKHLRDSFHLSTFRPQQLKAVNVTLSGTDLFLVMATGRGKSLCYQLPAVCSKGFTLVVCPLVSLMEDQIMYLKSINVPAVMLNASSDRADSKAVMAGMTDPKAPFKLLYVTPEKIAKSKLLMSRLEKAYNAGLLSRVAVDEVHCCSQWGHDFRPDYKMLGILKRQFPGVPLLGLTATATRSVLKDCGKILCVKQAVTLSSSFNRRNLYYEVRIKGSDKEASTDDVASLIKTRYRDQSGIVYVFSQKDAESMSSDLQKRGIVACPYHGNMEPEQKTRVHRKWSSNQIQVVVATVAFGMGIDKADVRFVIHHTLSKSIENYYQESGRAGRDDKPADCIVYFGFPDIFRISTMVVMENVGQQKLRQMVDYCQNIDRCRRSLMAAHFDEVWEDEGCDQMCDTCRHAEASAPVDITQHARQVVRIVEAAASEDKKLTPLKLVEAWMGKGPAKSRKMIQTTTMPRLKVESVIVQLLLRDYIREDFSFTPYTTHFYVKLGPKAPLLKSQAHTLSMKMRPTPTDSTRVKSRNGPGKAKNGKRSLQSAGDAPVPKRVKADL from the exons ATGGAGCCGCTCAATG ATGTGCAGGCAGAGCTGGACTCGGTGGAGCAGGAACTGGAGTCGGCCCGTTTGCAAATCGCAGAGCTGCTGCGGAGGCAGACGGAGCTCGCTGCCCGTAAGgatgtcctgctgcaggagttGGGCGGGGCCTTTAGTTCCGGGGGtccgtcctcctcgtcctccaagCCGTCTGCAGCTGATCCGCTGGAGCCGGACGCTCAGCGCTACGATGGCACCG GTTTCCCGTGGTCCGGGGAAGTGGAGAAACACCTGAGGGACTCGTTTCACCTCTCGACGTTTCGACCGCAGCAGCTGAAGGCTGTCAACGTGACACTGTCGGGCACAGATCTGTTCCTGGTGATGGCGACGGGAAGAGGGAAGAGCCTCTGCTACCAGCTGCCTGCAGTCTGCTCCAAAG GTTTTACCTTGGTAGTCTGTCCCCTGGTGTCCCTAATGGAGGACCAAATCATGTACTTGAAGTCCATCAATGTGCCAGCTGTCATGCTGAATGCATCCAGCGACAGG gcGGATTCCAAGGCGGTCATGGCTGGAATGACGGACCCCAAGGCCCCGTTCAAACTGCTCTACGTGACTCCAGAGAAGATTGCCAAGAGCAAGCTGCTCATGTCCCGCCTTGAGAAGGCCTACAACGCGGGCCTGCTGAGCCGCGTCGCCGTCGACGAGGTGCACTGCTGCAGCCAGTGGGGGCACGACTTCAGGCCAG aTTATAAGATGCTGGGCATCTTGAAGAGGCAGTTCCCCGGGGTCCCGCTGCTCGGGCTCACGGCCACAGCGACCCGCAGCGTCCTGAAGGACTGTGGGAAGATCCTGTGCGTGAAACAGGCGGTCACGCTCAGCTCATCGTTCAACCGCAGGAATCTCTACTACGAG GTTCGTATTAAAGGTTCAGACAAAGAGGCATCAACAGACGACGTCGCTTCCCTGATTAAAACCCGATACCGGGACCAGTCGG GGATCGTGTACGTGTTCTCTCAGAAGGATGCAGAGTCGATGTCCTCTGACCTTCAGAAGAGGGGCATCGTGGCCTGTCCTTACCATGGCAACATGGAACCCGAACAGAAGACGCGCGTCCACCGCAAATGGAGCTCGAACCAAATCCAG GTGGTTGTCGCTACGGTAGCATTCGGCATGGGCATCGACAAGGCGGATGTCCGGTTCGTCATCCACCACACCCTCAGCAAGTCCATCGAGAACTACTACCAAGAGAGCGGCCGTGCAG GCCGGGACGACAAGCCTGCCGACTGCATCGTCTACTTTGGCTTCCCCGACatcttcaggatcagcaccatGGTGGTGATGGAGAACGTCGGTCAGCAGAAGCTGAGGCAAATGGTGGATTACTGCCAGAATATTGACAG GTGCCGCCGCTCCCTCATGGCTGCTCATTTCGATGAAGTGTGGGAAGACGAGGGATGCGACCAGATGTGCGACACTTGCCGCCACGCGGAAG CCTCCGCCCCGGTAgacattacccagcatgccaggCAGGTGGTGCGGATTGTGGAGGCCGCAGCGTCCGAGGATAAGAAGCTCACGCCTTTAAAGCTGGTTGAAGCCTGGATGGGGAAAGGCCCGGCCAAGAGCAGGAAGATGATCCAAACGACCACAATGCCCCGCCTGAAGGTTGAATCTGTCATcgtacagctgctgctgcgggaCTACATCAG AGAGGATTTCAGCTTTACTCCGTACACCACCCACTTCTACGTGAAGCTGGGCCCCAAAGCTCCTCTGCTGAAGAGCCAAGCTCACACACTTAGCATGAAGATGAGGCCGACACCGACGGACTCTACCCGG GTAAAAAGTAGGAATGGCCCGGGCAAAGCCAAGAATGGGAAGCGATCATTGCAAAGTGCTGGAGACGCCCCTGTGCCCAAGAGAGTAAAGGCTgacctctaa
- the large1 gene encoding xylosyl- and glucuronyltransferase LARGE1, translating to MLGMCRGRRKFLAASGALLFIPALTWLYLSVGGFQVKPLPASPLEAQSSAPVGGVGERQALELRVREMEEENRVLRRELSRPRQSLPARLPSGGRLGNHSRAHSEEGTGDSEGQRAAPVGNSSYCVPQPVVDKCETIHVAIVCAGYNASRDVVTLVKSVLFHRRNPLHFHFITDAIAQRILSSLFHTWMVPAVGVDFYDADELKSEVSWIPNKHYSGIYGLMKLVLTKTLPSDLQRVIVLDTDITFATDIAELWAVFHKFKGQQVLGLVENQSDWYLGNLWKNHRPWPALSRGFNTGVILLLLDRLRKLRWEQMWRLTAERELMSMLSTSLADQDIFNAVIKQNPFLVHQLPCFWNVQLSDHTRSEKCYKDVSDLKVIHWNSPKKLRVKNKHVEFFRNLYLTFLEYDGNLLRRELFGCPSKIDLNSENLQRTLSELDEDDPCYEFRRERFTVHRTHLYFLHYEYEPSFDAADVTLVAQLSMDRLQMLEAICKHWDGPISLALYLSDAEAQQFLRYAQGSEVLMSRWNVGYHIVYKEGQFYPVNLLRNVAMQQVNTPYMFLSDIDFLPMYGLYEYLRKSVVQLDVANTKKALVVPAFETLRYRLSYPKSKAELLSQLDMGTLFTFRYHVWTKGHAPTNFAKWRTATTPYRVQWEADFEPYVMLRRACPEYDRRFVGFGWNKVAHVMELDAQEYEFVVLPNAFMIHMPHAPSFDITKFRSNKQYRVCLKTLKEEFQQNMSRRYGFAALKYMTAENNS from the exons ATGCTGGGAATGTGTCGCGGGCGCAGGAAGTTCTTGGCGGCGTCCGGCGCCCTGCTGTTTATCCCGGCGCTCACCTGGCTGTACTTGTCAGTGGGCGGCTTCCAAG TGAAGCCCCTCCCCGCGTCCCCGTTGGAAGCCCAGTCGTCGGCGCCAGTGGGCGGCGTTGGCGAGCGCCAGGCCTTAGAGCTGCGGGTCCGGGAAATGGAGGAAGAGAACCGGGTACTGCGCCGGGAGCTCAGCCGACCACGCCAGAGCCTCCCTGCGCGGCTTCCTAGCGGCGGTCGCCTTGGCAACCACAGCCGAGCCCATTCAGAGGAGGGCACTGGCGACAGCGAGGGCCAGAGAGCTGCTCCGGTGGGGAACAGCTCCTACTGTGTGCCGCAGCCGGTGGTAGATAAATGTGAG ACCATCCACGTGGCCATCGTCTGCGCCGGTTACAACGCCAGCCGTGATGTGGTGACGCTGGTCAAGTCTGTCCTTTTCCACAG ACGGAACCCGCTCCATTTCCATTTCATCACGGACGCCATTGCACAGAGGATCTTGTCCTCTCTGTTCCACACCTGGATGGTTCCTGCCGTCGGGGTCGACTTCTACGACGCAGATGAGCTGAAG TCTGAGGTTTCGTGGATACCCAACAAACACTACTCTGGAATCTACGGCCTGATGAAGCTGGTGCTGACGAAGACGCTGCCCTCGGACCTGCAGAGAGTCATCGTCCTGGACACGGACATCACGTTTGCCACCGACATCGCTGAACTCTGGGCCGTCTTCCACAAGTTCAAAG GCCAGCAGGTTCTTGGTCTGGTGGAGAACCAGAGCGACTGGTACCTGGGGAACCTGTGGAAGAATCACCGACCCTGGCCGGCTCTGAGCAGAGGCTTCAACACCG GCGTGATTTTGCTTCTCCTTGATCGTCTCCGGAAGCTGAGATGGGAGCAGATGTGGCGGTTGACAGCGGAGAGGGAGCTGATGAGCATGCTGTCCACCTCCCTGGCAGACCAG gacatCTTCAATGCTGTAATCAAACAGAACCCGTTCCTGGTTCATCAGCTGCCCTGCTTCTGGAATGTCCAGCTGTCTGACCACACTCGCTCCGAGAAGTGCTATAAAGACGTGTCGGACCTCAAG GTGATCCACTGGAACTCTCCCAAGAAGCTGCGAGTGAAGAACAAACACGTGGAGTTTTTCCGGAACCTGTATCTCACCTTTCTGGAGTACGACGGGAACCTCCTGCGGCGGGAGCTGTTCGGATGTCCCAGCAAGATCGACCTCAAcagtgagaat ctccagAGGACCCTGTCAGAGCTGGATGAAGACGACCCTTGCTACGAGTTTCGTCGGGAGCGATTCACCGTCCACCGAACGCATCTCTACTTCCTTCACTACGAGTACGAGCCCAGCTTCGACGCCGCCGACGTCACCCTCGTCGCCCAGCTGTCGATGGACAG GCTCCAGATGCTGGAGGCCATCTGCAAGCACTGGGACGGCCCCATCAGCCTGGCCCTGTACCTGTCCGACGCCGAGGCCCAGCAGTTCCTGCGCTACGCCCAGGGCTCCGAGGTGCTGATGAGCCGCTGGAACGTCGGCTACCACATCGTGTACAAAGAGGGGCAGTTCTACCCCGTCAACCTGCTGCGCAACGTGGCCATGCAGCAGGTCAACACGCCGTACATGTTCCTGTCGGACATCGACTTCCTGCCCATGTACGGCCTCTACGAGTACCTCAG GAAGTCGGTGGTGCAGCTGGATGTGGCCAACACGAAGAAAGCTCTGGTGGTCCCGGCCTTCGAGACGCTGCGCTACCGCCTGTCTTACCCAAAGTCCAAGGCTGAGCTGCTGTCCCAGCTGGACATGGGGACGCTCTTCACCTTCAG GTACCACGTGTGGACCAAAGGACACGCACCTACTAATTTCGCCAAATGGCGGACGGCCACCACGCCCTACCGGGTGCAGTGGGAAGCCGACTTCGAGCCCTACGTCATGCTGAGGAGGGCGTGTCCGGAGTACGACCGCCGCTTTGTGGGCTTTGGCTGGAATAAAGTGGCTCACGTCATGGAGCTGGATGCCCAG gaGTACGAGTTTGTGGTTTTGCCCAACGCCTTCATGATCCACATGCCTCACGCGCCGAGCTTCGACATCACCAAGTTCCGCTCCAACAAGCAGTACCGGGTCTGCCTCAAGACCCTGAAGGAGGAGTTCCAGCAGAACATGTCCCGCCGCTACGGCTTCGCTGCTCTCAAGTACATGACGGCTGAGAACAACAGCTAG